One part of the Amphiprion ocellaris isolate individual 3 ecotype Okinawa chromosome 24, ASM2253959v1, whole genome shotgun sequence genome encodes these proteins:
- the dzip1 gene encoding cilium assembly protein DZIP1 isoform X2, with the protein MPFHDRVYYPYTSDTQGNHSSAGIPSLLNSPLSQQSAHGHTASGMTPSSGASTVLPFKFRPRRESVDWRRINAVDIDLVVSQLDVDALQEHIGTVTFCSLDGERCQRCQSPVDPALVKLLQLAQLTVEWLLHCQEFLAVNLRAAEERLSAAGGEREQLLARQKKQEEKMKALTAELKQRKKVIRTQQSLLAPRIISSQKCPHCDKTFLNSSFLQNHMQRRHPDEFDIQLRSDIEKKSQIDSLKLEISGLKEQIVQQQQALAAKVAQEKEQQSMHKDLLRELDRFKAEEMARMDRKIEDSRDGMRKEMEFLYNRNIQALNEVNQNQTAKHEKSVSPVRSQPERDLDIYKEMQIQAIQKLEHHIKKQDKKWESRLQDINAQHESEKNQWLNELSRMQSSLSEHQERSQKLQQEMSRRLQEKEQTIKAQREQMRTISNRPPTKVVESPVIVSAPAPEPKQKRVVLEEPVSALKLDPIQELSEEEKESSSISERRPVEKKPEPAPEKKQRVNSSALKRNPNIKKEMRPELEQAVIKKLENLGIKPDQSGLKNKELTSILAKMHSSRESFAKTMPDYWLHREEITSVVEQKLGLQRRGSDPALQSQIRSRNTVQVVQIRPRSSSLPSTASQGVSGVKQPKTPQPAPRTRSTTTQPKTSTPNTKTASKVLTSKTPPFSSGDDSEEEDTDMEEELPLKLPRGKSLQPRLNQATPVQIRASKTSPVLTRQVAVRQSSTSNTQQSRTSLGGVTKTAVTKMESDEEEDEWSEVSELQEIDPRQLQSYKDQNGNVDKRSHENKINDLARKMEKQFADRVVKKPAGGVSILPERKDEIQELTYTDLEESSEWMVSSLEERLEVSKPVQSSVLLRKSLESPSTSIWGTSTGKAPRSGLTEAGTGSTLKSSLCSLTDISDSEDISNKHNAHHS; encoded by the exons ATG CCATTTCACGACAGAGTCTACTACCCCTACACCAGTGACACCCAGGGGAACCACTCGTCAGCGGGGATCCCCTCCCTCCTGAACTCCCCGCTCAGCCAGCAGTCTGCTCACGGACACACTGCGTCAGGTATGACTCCGTCCAGCGGAGCCTCCACCGTCCTCCCGTTTAAGTTCCGTCCCCGCCGGGAGAGCGTGGACTGGCGGCGGATCAACGCTGTGGACATCGACCTGGTGGTGAGCCAGCTGGACGTGGACGCCCTCCAGGAGCACATCGGCACTGTGACGTTCTGCAGCCTGGACGGGGAGCGGTGCCAGCGCTGCCAGAGCCCCGTGGACCCGGCTCTGGTCAAGCTCCTGCAGCTGGCCCAGCTCACCGTGGAGTGGCTCCTCCACTGCCAGGAGTTCCTCGCCGTCAACCTGCGGGCGGCCGAGGAGAGGCTTTCGGCCGCCGGCGGGGAGCGGGAGCAGCTGCTGGCTCGGCagaagaagcaggaggagaagatgaaggCGCTGACCGCCGAGCTCAAGCAGCGGAAGAAGGTTATTCGCACCCAGCAGTCCCTGCTCGCGCCACGGATCATCAGCAGCCAGAAG tgTCCACATTGTGATAAAACCTTCCTCAATTCCTCGTTTCTCCAGAATCACATGCAGCGCCGGCATCCTGACGAGTTCGACATCC AGCTGCGGTCTGACATTGAGAAGAAGTCTCAAATCGACAGTCTCAAACTGGAGATCAGTGGTCTGAAGGAGCAGAtcgttcagcagcagcaggcgtTAGCAGCTAAAGTAGCTCAG GAAAAAGAGCAGCAGTCCATGCACAAAGACCTGCTGAGAGAACTGGATCGTTTTAAGGCTGAGGAGATGGCTCGCATGGACAGGAAGATAGAAGACAGCAGGGACGGCATGCGCAAGGAAATGGAGTTTCTTTACAACCGAAATATTCAGGCTCTTAAT GAAGTGAATCAGAATCAAACAGCCAAGCATGAAAAATCCGTCAGTCCTGTGCGGTCGCAGCCGGAGAGAGATCTGGACAtctacaaagagatgcagatACAAGCCATCCAGAAGCTGGAACACCACATAAAGAAACAG GATAAAAAGTGGGAATCCAGACTGCAAGACATTAATGCTCAGCATGAATCTGAAAAGAATCAG TGGCTGAATGAACTGAGCAGAATGCAGTCGTCCTTGTCGGAGCACCAGGAACGCAgccagaagctgcagcaggagatgaGCAGGAGGCTGCAGGAGAAGGAGCAAACCATCAAGGCTCAGAGGGAACAG ATGAGGACGATTTCCAACCGTCCACCCACCAAAGTAGTGGAATCACCAG TCATTGTCAGTGCACCAGCACCGGAACCTAAACAAAAGAGAGTTGTACTCG AGGAGCCAGTGTCTGCTCTTAAGCTGGATCCTATACAGGAGCTGTCAGAAGAGGAGAAAG AATCCAGCAGCATCTCCGAGAGGAGGCCAGTGGAAAAGAAGCCAGAACCTGCACCAGAGAAGAAGCAGAGGGTGAACAGCAGTGCTCTGAAGAGGAACCCCAACATCAAGAAAGAGATGCGACCAGAGCTAGAACAGGCTGTAAtcaagaagctggagaacctgggcATCAAGCCT GATCAGAGTGGGCTGAAGAACAAGGAGCTCACTTCCATCCTGGCCAAGATGCATTCAAGCCGGGAGAGCTTTGCAAAGACCATGCCCGACTACTGGCTGCATCGCGAGGAGATAACCAGCGTTGTGGAGCAGAAGTTGGGTCTACAGAGGAGAGGCAGCGATCCGGCTCTACAATCACAGATCAGATCCAGAAACACTGTTCAAG tggtCCAGATTCGGCCTCGATCCAGCAGCCTGCCTTCCACAGCCAGTCAGGGGGTATCTGGAGTCAAACAGCCTAAAACCCCCCAACCAGCACCAAGAACTAGGAGTACCACCACCCAACCGAAGACGTCTACACCCAACACCAAGACTGCTTCAAAGGTCCTCACAAGCAA GACCCCTCCCTTCAGTTCAGGTGACGACTCTGAGGAAGAGGACAcagacatggaggaggaactgCCCCTCAAACTCCCGAGGGGCAAATCACTACAGCCCAGACTGAACCAGGCCACCCCAGTCCAGATCAGAGCGAGCAAAACCAGTCCGGTCCTGACCAGGCAGGTTGCAGTCAGGCAGTCGTCCACCTCCAACACCCAGCAGTCCCGGACGTCGCTGGGTGGAGTGACCAAGACAGCAGTAACAAAGATGGAGAgcgatgaagaggaggatgagtgGTCAGAAGTCAGCGAGCTGCAGGAGATCGACCCCAGACAGCTGCAGAGCTACAAAGACCAGAACGGCAACGTGGATAAGAGAAGCCACG AGAACAAAATCAACGACCTTGCCAGGAAAATGGAGAAGCAGTTTGCAGACAGAGTGGTGAAGAAACCAGCAGGGGGCGTGAGCATCTTACCAGAGAGGAAGGATGAGATCCAGGAACTGACG TACACAGACCTGGAGGAGAGCAGTGAGTGGATGGTCTCCTCATTAGAGGAAAGACTAGAAGTGTCGAAACCGGTCCAGAGCTCTGTCCTGCTGAGGAAGAGTCTGGAGTCTCCCAGCACCAGCATCTGGGGAACCTCGACAGGAAAAGCTCCCAGATCAG GTCTGACTGAAGCTGGAACCGGGAGCACCCTGAAGAGCAGCCTGTGTTCCCTCACTGACATCAGCGACTCCGAGGACATCAGCAATAAACACAACGCACAccacagctga
- the dzip1 gene encoding cilium assembly protein DZIP1 isoform X3: MPFHDRVYYPYTSDTQGNHSSAGIPSLLNSPLSQQSAHGHTASGMTPSSGASTVLPFKFRPRRESVDWRRINAVDIDLVVSQLDVDALQEHIGTVTFCSLDGERCQRCQSPVDPALVKLLQLAQLTVEWLLHCQEFLAVNLRAAEERLSAAGGEREQLLARQKKQEEKMKALTAELKQRKKVIRTQQSLLAPRIISSQKCPHCDKTFLNSSFLQNHMQRRHPDEFDIQLRSDIEKKSQIDSLKLEISGLKEQIVQQQQALAAKVAQEKEQQSMHKDLLRELDRFKAEEMARMDRKIEDSRDGMRKEMEFLYNRNIQALNEVNQNQTAKHEKSVSPVRSQPERDLDIYKEMQIQAIQKLEHHIKKQDKKWESRLQDINAQHESEKNQWLNELSRMQSSLSEHQERSQKLQQEMSRRLQEKEQTIKAQREQMRTISNRPPTKVVESPVIVSAPAPEPKQKRVVLESSSISERRPVEKKPEPAPEKKQRVNSSALKRNPNIKKEMRPELEQAVIKKLENLGIKPDQSGLKNKELTSILAKMHSSRESFAKTMPDYWLHREEITSVVEQKLGLQRRGSDPALQSQIRSRNTVQVVQIRPRSSSLPSTASQGVSGVKQPKTPQPAPRTRSTTTQPKTSTPNTKTASKVLTSKTPPFSSGDDSEEEDTDMEEELPLKLPRGKSLQPRLNQATPVQIRASKTSPVLTRQVAVRQSSTSNTQQSRTSLGGVTKTAVTKMESDEEEDEWSEVSELQEIDPRQLQSYKDQNGNVDKRSHGKENKINDLARKMEKQFADRVVKKPAGGVSILPERKDEIQELTYTDLEESSEWMVSSLEERLEVSKPVQSSVLLRKSLESPSTSIWGTSTGKAPRSGLTEAGTGSTLKSSLCSLTDISDSEDISNKHNAHHS; the protein is encoded by the exons ATG CCATTTCACGACAGAGTCTACTACCCCTACACCAGTGACACCCAGGGGAACCACTCGTCAGCGGGGATCCCCTCCCTCCTGAACTCCCCGCTCAGCCAGCAGTCTGCTCACGGACACACTGCGTCAGGTATGACTCCGTCCAGCGGAGCCTCCACCGTCCTCCCGTTTAAGTTCCGTCCCCGCCGGGAGAGCGTGGACTGGCGGCGGATCAACGCTGTGGACATCGACCTGGTGGTGAGCCAGCTGGACGTGGACGCCCTCCAGGAGCACATCGGCACTGTGACGTTCTGCAGCCTGGACGGGGAGCGGTGCCAGCGCTGCCAGAGCCCCGTGGACCCGGCTCTGGTCAAGCTCCTGCAGCTGGCCCAGCTCACCGTGGAGTGGCTCCTCCACTGCCAGGAGTTCCTCGCCGTCAACCTGCGGGCGGCCGAGGAGAGGCTTTCGGCCGCCGGCGGGGAGCGGGAGCAGCTGCTGGCTCGGCagaagaagcaggaggagaagatgaaggCGCTGACCGCCGAGCTCAAGCAGCGGAAGAAGGTTATTCGCACCCAGCAGTCCCTGCTCGCGCCACGGATCATCAGCAGCCAGAAG tgTCCACATTGTGATAAAACCTTCCTCAATTCCTCGTTTCTCCAGAATCACATGCAGCGCCGGCATCCTGACGAGTTCGACATCC AGCTGCGGTCTGACATTGAGAAGAAGTCTCAAATCGACAGTCTCAAACTGGAGATCAGTGGTCTGAAGGAGCAGAtcgttcagcagcagcaggcgtTAGCAGCTAAAGTAGCTCAG GAAAAAGAGCAGCAGTCCATGCACAAAGACCTGCTGAGAGAACTGGATCGTTTTAAGGCTGAGGAGATGGCTCGCATGGACAGGAAGATAGAAGACAGCAGGGACGGCATGCGCAAGGAAATGGAGTTTCTTTACAACCGAAATATTCAGGCTCTTAAT GAAGTGAATCAGAATCAAACAGCCAAGCATGAAAAATCCGTCAGTCCTGTGCGGTCGCAGCCGGAGAGAGATCTGGACAtctacaaagagatgcagatACAAGCCATCCAGAAGCTGGAACACCACATAAAGAAACAG GATAAAAAGTGGGAATCCAGACTGCAAGACATTAATGCTCAGCATGAATCTGAAAAGAATCAG TGGCTGAATGAACTGAGCAGAATGCAGTCGTCCTTGTCGGAGCACCAGGAACGCAgccagaagctgcagcaggagatgaGCAGGAGGCTGCAGGAGAAGGAGCAAACCATCAAGGCTCAGAGGGAACAG ATGAGGACGATTTCCAACCGTCCACCCACCAAAGTAGTGGAATCACCAG TCATTGTCAGTGCACCAGCACCGGAACCTAAACAAAAGAGAGTTGTACTCG AATCCAGCAGCATCTCCGAGAGGAGGCCAGTGGAAAAGAAGCCAGAACCTGCACCAGAGAAGAAGCAGAGGGTGAACAGCAGTGCTCTGAAGAGGAACCCCAACATCAAGAAAGAGATGCGACCAGAGCTAGAACAGGCTGTAAtcaagaagctggagaacctgggcATCAAGCCT GATCAGAGTGGGCTGAAGAACAAGGAGCTCACTTCCATCCTGGCCAAGATGCATTCAAGCCGGGAGAGCTTTGCAAAGACCATGCCCGACTACTGGCTGCATCGCGAGGAGATAACCAGCGTTGTGGAGCAGAAGTTGGGTCTACAGAGGAGAGGCAGCGATCCGGCTCTACAATCACAGATCAGATCCAGAAACACTGTTCAAG tggtCCAGATTCGGCCTCGATCCAGCAGCCTGCCTTCCACAGCCAGTCAGGGGGTATCTGGAGTCAAACAGCCTAAAACCCCCCAACCAGCACCAAGAACTAGGAGTACCACCACCCAACCGAAGACGTCTACACCCAACACCAAGACTGCTTCAAAGGTCCTCACAAGCAA GACCCCTCCCTTCAGTTCAGGTGACGACTCTGAGGAAGAGGACAcagacatggaggaggaactgCCCCTCAAACTCCCGAGGGGCAAATCACTACAGCCCAGACTGAACCAGGCCACCCCAGTCCAGATCAGAGCGAGCAAAACCAGTCCGGTCCTGACCAGGCAGGTTGCAGTCAGGCAGTCGTCCACCTCCAACACCCAGCAGTCCCGGACGTCGCTGGGTGGAGTGACCAAGACAGCAGTAACAAAGATGGAGAgcgatgaagaggaggatgagtgGTCAGAAGTCAGCGAGCTGCAGGAGATCGACCCCAGACAGCTGCAGAGCTACAAAGACCAGAACGGCAACGTGGATAAGAGAAGCCACGGTAAAG AGAACAAAATCAACGACCTTGCCAGGAAAATGGAGAAGCAGTTTGCAGACAGAGTGGTGAAGAAACCAGCAGGGGGCGTGAGCATCTTACCAGAGAGGAAGGATGAGATCCAGGAACTGACG TACACAGACCTGGAGGAGAGCAGTGAGTGGATGGTCTCCTCATTAGAGGAAAGACTAGAAGTGTCGAAACCGGTCCAGAGCTCTGTCCTGCTGAGGAAGAGTCTGGAGTCTCCCAGCACCAGCATCTGGGGAACCTCGACAGGAAAAGCTCCCAGATCAG GTCTGACTGAAGCTGGAACCGGGAGCACCCTGAAGAGCAGCCTGTGTTCCCTCACTGACATCAGCGACTCCGAGGACATCAGCAATAAACACAACGCACAccacagctga
- the dzip1 gene encoding cilium assembly protein DZIP1 isoform X1 gives MPFHDRVYYPYTSDTQGNHSSAGIPSLLNSPLSQQSAHGHTASGMTPSSGASTVLPFKFRPRRESVDWRRINAVDIDLVVSQLDVDALQEHIGTVTFCSLDGERCQRCQSPVDPALVKLLQLAQLTVEWLLHCQEFLAVNLRAAEERLSAAGGEREQLLARQKKQEEKMKALTAELKQRKKVIRTQQSLLAPRIISSQKCPHCDKTFLNSSFLQNHMQRRHPDEFDIQLRSDIEKKSQIDSLKLEISGLKEQIVQQQQALAAKVAQEKEQQSMHKDLLRELDRFKAEEMARMDRKIEDSRDGMRKEMEFLYNRNIQALNEVNQNQTAKHEKSVSPVRSQPERDLDIYKEMQIQAIQKLEHHIKKQDKKWESRLQDINAQHESEKNQWLNELSRMQSSLSEHQERSQKLQQEMSRRLQEKEQTIKAQREQMRTISNRPPTKVVESPVIVSAPAPEPKQKRVVLEEPVSALKLDPIQELSEEEKESSSISERRPVEKKPEPAPEKKQRVNSSALKRNPNIKKEMRPELEQAVIKKLENLGIKPDQSGLKNKELTSILAKMHSSRESFAKTMPDYWLHREEITSVVEQKLGLQRRGSDPALQSQIRSRNTVQVVQIRPRSSSLPSTASQGVSGVKQPKTPQPAPRTRSTTTQPKTSTPNTKTASKVLTSKTPPFSSGDDSEEEDTDMEEELPLKLPRGKSLQPRLNQATPVQIRASKTSPVLTRQVAVRQSSTSNTQQSRTSLGGVTKTAVTKMESDEEEDEWSEVSELQEIDPRQLQSYKDQNGNVDKRSHGKENKINDLARKMEKQFADRVVKKPAGGVSILPERKDEIQELTYTDLEESSEWMVSSLEERLEVSKPVQSSVLLRKSLESPSTSIWGTSTGKAPRSGLTEAGTGSTLKSSLCSLTDISDSEDISNKHNAHHS, from the exons ATG CCATTTCACGACAGAGTCTACTACCCCTACACCAGTGACACCCAGGGGAACCACTCGTCAGCGGGGATCCCCTCCCTCCTGAACTCCCCGCTCAGCCAGCAGTCTGCTCACGGACACACTGCGTCAGGTATGACTCCGTCCAGCGGAGCCTCCACCGTCCTCCCGTTTAAGTTCCGTCCCCGCCGGGAGAGCGTGGACTGGCGGCGGATCAACGCTGTGGACATCGACCTGGTGGTGAGCCAGCTGGACGTGGACGCCCTCCAGGAGCACATCGGCACTGTGACGTTCTGCAGCCTGGACGGGGAGCGGTGCCAGCGCTGCCAGAGCCCCGTGGACCCGGCTCTGGTCAAGCTCCTGCAGCTGGCCCAGCTCACCGTGGAGTGGCTCCTCCACTGCCAGGAGTTCCTCGCCGTCAACCTGCGGGCGGCCGAGGAGAGGCTTTCGGCCGCCGGCGGGGAGCGGGAGCAGCTGCTGGCTCGGCagaagaagcaggaggagaagatgaaggCGCTGACCGCCGAGCTCAAGCAGCGGAAGAAGGTTATTCGCACCCAGCAGTCCCTGCTCGCGCCACGGATCATCAGCAGCCAGAAG tgTCCACATTGTGATAAAACCTTCCTCAATTCCTCGTTTCTCCAGAATCACATGCAGCGCCGGCATCCTGACGAGTTCGACATCC AGCTGCGGTCTGACATTGAGAAGAAGTCTCAAATCGACAGTCTCAAACTGGAGATCAGTGGTCTGAAGGAGCAGAtcgttcagcagcagcaggcgtTAGCAGCTAAAGTAGCTCAG GAAAAAGAGCAGCAGTCCATGCACAAAGACCTGCTGAGAGAACTGGATCGTTTTAAGGCTGAGGAGATGGCTCGCATGGACAGGAAGATAGAAGACAGCAGGGACGGCATGCGCAAGGAAATGGAGTTTCTTTACAACCGAAATATTCAGGCTCTTAAT GAAGTGAATCAGAATCAAACAGCCAAGCATGAAAAATCCGTCAGTCCTGTGCGGTCGCAGCCGGAGAGAGATCTGGACAtctacaaagagatgcagatACAAGCCATCCAGAAGCTGGAACACCACATAAAGAAACAG GATAAAAAGTGGGAATCCAGACTGCAAGACATTAATGCTCAGCATGAATCTGAAAAGAATCAG TGGCTGAATGAACTGAGCAGAATGCAGTCGTCCTTGTCGGAGCACCAGGAACGCAgccagaagctgcagcaggagatgaGCAGGAGGCTGCAGGAGAAGGAGCAAACCATCAAGGCTCAGAGGGAACAG ATGAGGACGATTTCCAACCGTCCACCCACCAAAGTAGTGGAATCACCAG TCATTGTCAGTGCACCAGCACCGGAACCTAAACAAAAGAGAGTTGTACTCG AGGAGCCAGTGTCTGCTCTTAAGCTGGATCCTATACAGGAGCTGTCAGAAGAGGAGAAAG AATCCAGCAGCATCTCCGAGAGGAGGCCAGTGGAAAAGAAGCCAGAACCTGCACCAGAGAAGAAGCAGAGGGTGAACAGCAGTGCTCTGAAGAGGAACCCCAACATCAAGAAAGAGATGCGACCAGAGCTAGAACAGGCTGTAAtcaagaagctggagaacctgggcATCAAGCCT GATCAGAGTGGGCTGAAGAACAAGGAGCTCACTTCCATCCTGGCCAAGATGCATTCAAGCCGGGAGAGCTTTGCAAAGACCATGCCCGACTACTGGCTGCATCGCGAGGAGATAACCAGCGTTGTGGAGCAGAAGTTGGGTCTACAGAGGAGAGGCAGCGATCCGGCTCTACAATCACAGATCAGATCCAGAAACACTGTTCAAG tggtCCAGATTCGGCCTCGATCCAGCAGCCTGCCTTCCACAGCCAGTCAGGGGGTATCTGGAGTCAAACAGCCTAAAACCCCCCAACCAGCACCAAGAACTAGGAGTACCACCACCCAACCGAAGACGTCTACACCCAACACCAAGACTGCTTCAAAGGTCCTCACAAGCAA GACCCCTCCCTTCAGTTCAGGTGACGACTCTGAGGAAGAGGACAcagacatggaggaggaactgCCCCTCAAACTCCCGAGGGGCAAATCACTACAGCCCAGACTGAACCAGGCCACCCCAGTCCAGATCAGAGCGAGCAAAACCAGTCCGGTCCTGACCAGGCAGGTTGCAGTCAGGCAGTCGTCCACCTCCAACACCCAGCAGTCCCGGACGTCGCTGGGTGGAGTGACCAAGACAGCAGTAACAAAGATGGAGAgcgatgaagaggaggatgagtgGTCAGAAGTCAGCGAGCTGCAGGAGATCGACCCCAGACAGCTGCAGAGCTACAAAGACCAGAACGGCAACGTGGATAAGAGAAGCCACGGTAAAG AGAACAAAATCAACGACCTTGCCAGGAAAATGGAGAAGCAGTTTGCAGACAGAGTGGTGAAGAAACCAGCAGGGGGCGTGAGCATCTTACCAGAGAGGAAGGATGAGATCCAGGAACTGACG TACACAGACCTGGAGGAGAGCAGTGAGTGGATGGTCTCCTCATTAGAGGAAAGACTAGAAGTGTCGAAACCGGTCCAGAGCTCTGTCCTGCTGAGGAAGAGTCTGGAGTCTCCCAGCACCAGCATCTGGGGAACCTCGACAGGAAAAGCTCCCAGATCAG GTCTGACTGAAGCTGGAACCGGGAGCACCCTGAAGAGCAGCCTGTGTTCCCTCACTGACATCAGCGACTCCGAGGACATCAGCAATAAACACAACGCACAccacagctga
- the dzip1 gene encoding cilium assembly protein DZIP1 isoform X4, giving the protein MTPSSGASTVLPFKFRPRRESVDWRRINAVDIDLVVSQLDVDALQEHIGTVTFCSLDGERCQRCQSPVDPALVKLLQLAQLTVEWLLHCQEFLAVNLRAAEERLSAAGGEREQLLARQKKQEEKMKALTAELKQRKKVIRTQQSLLAPRIISSQKCPHCDKTFLNSSFLQNHMQRRHPDEFDIQLRSDIEKKSQIDSLKLEISGLKEQIVQQQQALAAKVAQEKEQQSMHKDLLRELDRFKAEEMARMDRKIEDSRDGMRKEMEFLYNRNIQALNEVNQNQTAKHEKSVSPVRSQPERDLDIYKEMQIQAIQKLEHHIKKQDKKWESRLQDINAQHESEKNQWLNELSRMQSSLSEHQERSQKLQQEMSRRLQEKEQTIKAQREQMRTISNRPPTKVVESPVIVSAPAPEPKQKRVVLEEPVSALKLDPIQELSEEEKESSSISERRPVEKKPEPAPEKKQRVNSSALKRNPNIKKEMRPELEQAVIKKLENLGIKPDQSGLKNKELTSILAKMHSSRESFAKTMPDYWLHREEITSVVEQKLGLQRRGSDPALQSQIRSRNTVQVVQIRPRSSSLPSTASQGVSGVKQPKTPQPAPRTRSTTTQPKTSTPNTKTASKVLTSKTPPFSSGDDSEEEDTDMEEELPLKLPRGKSLQPRLNQATPVQIRASKTSPVLTRQVAVRQSSTSNTQQSRTSLGGVTKTAVTKMESDEEEDEWSEVSELQEIDPRQLQSYKDQNGNVDKRSHGKENKINDLARKMEKQFADRVVKKPAGGVSILPERKDEIQELTYTDLEESSEWMVSSLEERLEVSKPVQSSVLLRKSLESPSTSIWGTSTGKAPRSGLTEAGTGSTLKSSLCSLTDISDSEDISNKHNAHHS; this is encoded by the exons ATGACTCCGTCCAGCGGAGCCTCCACCGTCCTCCCGTTTAAGTTCCGTCCCCGCCGGGAGAGCGTGGACTGGCGGCGGATCAACGCTGTGGACATCGACCTGGTGGTGAGCCAGCTGGACGTGGACGCCCTCCAGGAGCACATCGGCACTGTGACGTTCTGCAGCCTGGACGGGGAGCGGTGCCAGCGCTGCCAGAGCCCCGTGGACCCGGCTCTGGTCAAGCTCCTGCAGCTGGCCCAGCTCACCGTGGAGTGGCTCCTCCACTGCCAGGAGTTCCTCGCCGTCAACCTGCGGGCGGCCGAGGAGAGGCTTTCGGCCGCCGGCGGGGAGCGGGAGCAGCTGCTGGCTCGGCagaagaagcaggaggagaagatgaaggCGCTGACCGCCGAGCTCAAGCAGCGGAAGAAGGTTATTCGCACCCAGCAGTCCCTGCTCGCGCCACGGATCATCAGCAGCCAGAAG tgTCCACATTGTGATAAAACCTTCCTCAATTCCTCGTTTCTCCAGAATCACATGCAGCGCCGGCATCCTGACGAGTTCGACATCC AGCTGCGGTCTGACATTGAGAAGAAGTCTCAAATCGACAGTCTCAAACTGGAGATCAGTGGTCTGAAGGAGCAGAtcgttcagcagcagcaggcgtTAGCAGCTAAAGTAGCTCAG GAAAAAGAGCAGCAGTCCATGCACAAAGACCTGCTGAGAGAACTGGATCGTTTTAAGGCTGAGGAGATGGCTCGCATGGACAGGAAGATAGAAGACAGCAGGGACGGCATGCGCAAGGAAATGGAGTTTCTTTACAACCGAAATATTCAGGCTCTTAAT GAAGTGAATCAGAATCAAACAGCCAAGCATGAAAAATCCGTCAGTCCTGTGCGGTCGCAGCCGGAGAGAGATCTGGACAtctacaaagagatgcagatACAAGCCATCCAGAAGCTGGAACACCACATAAAGAAACAG GATAAAAAGTGGGAATCCAGACTGCAAGACATTAATGCTCAGCATGAATCTGAAAAGAATCAG TGGCTGAATGAACTGAGCAGAATGCAGTCGTCCTTGTCGGAGCACCAGGAACGCAgccagaagctgcagcaggagatgaGCAGGAGGCTGCAGGAGAAGGAGCAAACCATCAAGGCTCAGAGGGAACAG ATGAGGACGATTTCCAACCGTCCACCCACCAAAGTAGTGGAATCACCAG TCATTGTCAGTGCACCAGCACCGGAACCTAAACAAAAGAGAGTTGTACTCG AGGAGCCAGTGTCTGCTCTTAAGCTGGATCCTATACAGGAGCTGTCAGAAGAGGAGAAAG AATCCAGCAGCATCTCCGAGAGGAGGCCAGTGGAAAAGAAGCCAGAACCTGCACCAGAGAAGAAGCAGAGGGTGAACAGCAGTGCTCTGAAGAGGAACCCCAACATCAAGAAAGAGATGCGACCAGAGCTAGAACAGGCTGTAAtcaagaagctggagaacctgggcATCAAGCCT GATCAGAGTGGGCTGAAGAACAAGGAGCTCACTTCCATCCTGGCCAAGATGCATTCAAGCCGGGAGAGCTTTGCAAAGACCATGCCCGACTACTGGCTGCATCGCGAGGAGATAACCAGCGTTGTGGAGCAGAAGTTGGGTCTACAGAGGAGAGGCAGCGATCCGGCTCTACAATCACAGATCAGATCCAGAAACACTGTTCAAG tggtCCAGATTCGGCCTCGATCCAGCAGCCTGCCTTCCACAGCCAGTCAGGGGGTATCTGGAGTCAAACAGCCTAAAACCCCCCAACCAGCACCAAGAACTAGGAGTACCACCACCCAACCGAAGACGTCTACACCCAACACCAAGACTGCTTCAAAGGTCCTCACAAGCAA GACCCCTCCCTTCAGTTCAGGTGACGACTCTGAGGAAGAGGACAcagacatggaggaggaactgCCCCTCAAACTCCCGAGGGGCAAATCACTACAGCCCAGACTGAACCAGGCCACCCCAGTCCAGATCAGAGCGAGCAAAACCAGTCCGGTCCTGACCAGGCAGGTTGCAGTCAGGCAGTCGTCCACCTCCAACACCCAGCAGTCCCGGACGTCGCTGGGTGGAGTGACCAAGACAGCAGTAACAAAGATGGAGAgcgatgaagaggaggatgagtgGTCAGAAGTCAGCGAGCTGCAGGAGATCGACCCCAGACAGCTGCAGAGCTACAAAGACCAGAACGGCAACGTGGATAAGAGAAGCCACGGTAAAG AGAACAAAATCAACGACCTTGCCAGGAAAATGGAGAAGCAGTTTGCAGACAGAGTGGTGAAGAAACCAGCAGGGGGCGTGAGCATCTTACCAGAGAGGAAGGATGAGATCCAGGAACTGACG TACACAGACCTGGAGGAGAGCAGTGAGTGGATGGTCTCCTCATTAGAGGAAAGACTAGAAGTGTCGAAACCGGTCCAGAGCTCTGTCCTGCTGAGGAAGAGTCTGGAGTCTCCCAGCACCAGCATCTGGGGAACCTCGACAGGAAAAGCTCCCAGATCAG GTCTGACTGAAGCTGGAACCGGGAGCACCCTGAAGAGCAGCCTGTGTTCCCTCACTGACATCAGCGACTCCGAGGACATCAGCAATAAACACAACGCACAccacagctga